The Toxorhynchites rutilus septentrionalis strain SRP chromosome 1, ASM2978413v1, whole genome shotgun sequence genome contains the following window.
GGTGTTTTTCCTTCCATATTCTCTTCCTGCAGAAAACATTCTCCGGTACGATGGGACAACGGGATGGTTTTAGCAAACATGATCTGCAAAAGATTAACACTATGTACAATTGCAAATAATGGAATCTCTCTTTGGTACTGGACGCACTCATTGTGATTAAAACATCAACTAcctcaacaacaaacaaatttatCATTTACACTAGTCCTAATAATGTTGATCAAACTTTCAGCAAAGCAAAATAAAAAGTTTCAAACCTTGATTTATTCATTCCTGGCTTGACTCCGAGTACCACACACACGATGCACCACACTCGAAAACGACACTCCCACTATTATATCCATCAAATGTTTTCATGATCATACACAGAAAACCGGTGGCAACAAGATGGGCCAACGAGACGGCTTCTCCAAAGGTGACCTTAGCAAGATCAACTCGATGTACGGCTGCAAAGGAACTACCGCCAGCAGTGGCAACGGAACCAATGCATCGAAACCCCAACGGCCGGCGAGTGGTAGGCCTAGCAGACCTAGCAGACCAAGTAAACCAGGTGTTACGGGAGCCCAAGTAGTTGGTTTCATTGGCAATCTCATCGGAGCCTTTGGGGATAACGAAACGTCCAACGCGTTGAGAGAACAATAATGGGGACAACCATAAACAAGTTCAAATACGATCAAACAACACAACGAACAAATCTCGCTTCCTACCTCATTTTTGTCGCAATTCACTTTACTTACACGGCGCCAAATAAACTTACAACTAAGAAATCGGCTTCGTGTTTTAACGCTTTCTTTTTCAGTACCCGGTGATAGGTTTACCAATGGGACAGCGAACAGACTTCTCACCAGCTGACGTTGAGAAAGTTAATCGAATGTACTCATGCCCGAACGTGGTTCGGTCGCCCTACCCCGTGATACCCTTTCCGAATGGTCGTGTTGGTCCAACTGATGCAAGCTATCCAAACTACCCAAACCAACCCTGTTATCCAGACTACTATCCAAGAGGATCACCTTATCCCGGATACTACCCAACCGAACACCCTGGAGCATACCCTTATGGTGCCTACGATGGATGGAATGCAATTAAAAAATAAAGTAGATAAACTTCAATAACAACATCAGTTTATTTCAACAAACAATTACATAGCCAACCCTGCCCCTTCATACGTCTTGAAGATCTTCTCAACCGACCAGATATAGGCGGCGGTTCTCAAATCCAAACACAGCTGGTACTGATTGGCAACGGTCATTATCCCATTGCCGGCTGATTCGAGCACATACTTGAGCCCGGAAGCCACAACATCCGCCTCACTTGCATTATCCAGATAGTGTTTCAACGCGTCGGTTGGATTTACCTCCGCACAGACTCCGGCATCCCTCAGCGAACTCTGCACCGATTTCAGCACCTCGCGGAGATTTTCCGATTCCTGGCGGAACGAGAGCTTCCCAAATGAGATGTGGTTGATGTTCTTCAGGTACTCAAAATAGGAAGCCGTGACGCCTCCGGCGTTACAGTACAGGTCCGGGATAATGAGAATTTTACGACTCTGGAGGATCGTATCAGCAGCTGGTGTTGTCGGTCCATTTGCCCCTTCCGCAATTATTTTGGCTTGGATTTTGCCTGCATTTTCCGAATTGATCGATTTCTCGATTGCCGCTGGAATCAAAATGTCGCACTTGTGATGCAACAAATCCTCGCTCACTTCCTTAGCGCCTTTGAACCCTTTGATGCTTTTATTGAGACGCGTGTATTGTAGAAGCTCTCCTATGTCAATTCCATCCTCGTTCAATAGCGAAACGTTGATTTCCTTGATACCTATAATCTTACACTCAGCCTGTGAAAAGTAGTGAGCTGCATACATTCCAACGTTTCCAAATCCTTGTATGATAACAGTTTTTCCCTTCAGACCGGGCTCCAGTTCGATGGCAGCCATCCATTCCTTTTCTCTGGCGAAACAATTAGTCGCGATGAAAACTCCCCTTCCGGTGGCTTCTACGCGGCCTCGAATTCCTCCTTGATGCAAAGGTTTGCCGGTAACCACGGCCAAAGCGTTAATGTCTTTGTGACCAATCGTCTTGCTGTACTGATCGGCTATCCATGACATCTCCCTGTTACCGGTCCCCATATCCGGCGCTGGAACGTCAATTCCCGGCCCGATGAAATTCTTCTTCGCCAATTCGGTTGTGTATCTTCTGGTGATGTTCTGCAGCTCTTTGCTGCTGTATTTGCTCGGGTCGATCCTGATTCCACCTTTGGCCCCACCGAAGGGAACATGAACGCAAGCGCACTTGAACGTCATCAGCGCTGCCAAAGCGCTAACCTCGTCCCTGTTCACATCCATCGAGTACCGAATACCACCCTTAACCGGGAGCCTATGCAGTGAATGATGCGACCGATATCCCGTCATAATCTCGTACTGCCCACAGTCTCGGAACAGCGGGATACGGAACTCGAGCGTATTTGCCGGCGTGTCAATGAGTTGAATGATAGTTTTAACGCGTGCCTTCCGGTCCTCGTCGCTCATCAGGGGATGCTTCTTCAGATACTCGATCAGCCGTGGTTCCAGCTTGACGCATGCCTTGTGGAAATAATACTGTatcattttggaaaaaatgggatcCTTCTCCTTGGCGATCTGTTGTAGGTCCTTGGGGATGGTGTGCTGGTAACGGCCAAGCGGCCGGGAGATTTTCCTCAAATTAATCTTTGCGAGtgaccacatttttttttttgctgctgcaAATGACAGTTGAATGTTCTAAAAAGCGACTGGCCTACTTCGAATTCATCTAAATTCTGCCATATTGGACCA
Protein-coding sequences here:
- the LOC129763587 gene encoding glutamate dehydrogenase, mitochondrial-like → MWSLAKINLRKISRPLGRYQHTIPKDLQQIAKEKDPIFSKMIQYYFHKACVKLEPRLIEYLKKHPLMSDEDRKARVKTIIQLIDTPANTLEFRIPLFRDCGQYEIMTGYRSHHSLHRLPVKGGIRYSMDVNRDEVSALAALMTFKCACVHVPFGGAKGGIRIDPSKYSSKELQNITRRYTTELAKKNFIGPGIDVPAPDMGTGNREMSWIADQYSKTIGHKDINALAVVTGKPLHQGGIRGRVEATGRGVFIATNCFAREKEWMAAIELEPGLKGKTVIIQGFGNVGMYAAHYFSQAECKIIGIKEINVSLLNEDGIDIGELLQYTRLNKSIKGFKGAKEVSEDLLHHKCDILIPAAIEKSINSENAGKIQAKIIAEGANGPTTPAADTILQSRKILIIPDLYCNAGGVTASYFEYLKNINHISFGKLSFRQESENLREVLKSVQSSLRDAGVCAEVNPTDALKHYLDNASEADVVASGLKYVLESAGNGIMTVANQYQLCLDLRTAAYIWSVEKIFKTYEGAGLAMHHKGMLQGVRLGSIRDKVILLDSSLDNRVGLGSLDSLHQLDQHDHSERVSRGRATEPRSGMSTFD